The genome window CGCGGGTGAATTGGAGTTCCGTATGCTGGCCGTGGATCCGGCAGCGCAGCGCGGCGGCTACGGCCGCCGGATGGTCGAGTGGATCATCGAGTATGCTCGCAGCCTCGAGGGCATCGAGGCGGTCAGCCTCACCAGCGGCACGGACATGGTCCGTGCCCACCGTCTCTACGAGTCGCTCGGTTTCCAGCGCGTGCCGAGCCGGGACTGGCTGGTACCGGGAGAGGACATCGAGCTGTGGGTGTTCCGCCTGCCGTTGCACCAGTCCAGTACTGTTCCCGGTCACGCATAGACTAGAACCCGAAACCCAGCCCACCCCAAGATCCTGGAGAAACATGCCCGAGATCACCCGTGAGGAGGTCGCGCACCTGGCGCGGCTCGCCCACATCGACATGAGTACGGAGGAGCTGGACCGGATGGCCGGCGAACTCGCCGTCATTGTCGACTCCGTGAAGGCAGTCAGCGAGGCAGCCGGCGACGACGTTCCGGCAACCAGCCACCCCATCCCGCTGAGCAACGTGTACCGCGACGACGTCATCGGTGACACCCTCAGCAACGATGAGGCGCTCAGTGGAGCTCCGGACCAGGCTGACGGACGCTTCAAGGTCCCGGCAATCCTGGATGAGGAGTAACCCGATGACAGATCTCACCAGGCTCAGCGCCGCCCAACTGGCGGAGAAGCTCACCTCCCGCGAGGTATCAGCGGTAGAAGCAGTAGAGGCACACCTCGACCGTATCGGCGAGGTTGACCCGGCGATCAACGCGTTCCTCCACGTCAACACGGAGGAGGCTTTGCGGGTCGCATCCGAGGTCGACAAGGAAAGGTCCCTCGGAGACGCCATGCACCCGCTCGCCGGCGTGCCCATCGCAGTCAAGGACCTCATAGTCACCAAGGGCCAGCCCACCACGGCCGGTTCCAAGATCCTCGAGGGTTGGCACAGCCCGTATGACGCGACCGTAGTCCGGAAGCTTCGCGAGGCCAAGATGCCGATCCTCGGCAAGACCAACCTGGACGAGTTCGCCATGGGCTCCTCCACCGAGCACTCGGCCTACGGACCCACCCGCAACCCGTGGGACCTTGACCGCATCCCCGGCGGATCCGGCGGTGGCTCAGCTGCTGCGGTGGCAGCCTTCGAGGCTCCGCTGGCCCTCGGCACCGACACCGGCGGGTCGATCCGCCAGCCGGGCGCCGTGACCGGCACCGTCGGCGTCAAGCCGACCTACGGTGGGGTGTCCCGCTACGGCGCCATCGCCATGGCTTCCTCGCTTGACCAAATCGGCCCGGTGACGCGCACGGTGCTGGACTCGGCAATGCTGCACGAGGTCATCGGCGGCCATGACCCCCACGACTCCACGTCACTGACCGATCCTGTCGGCGCCCTGGTCGAAGCCGCCCGCAACGCGGACGTCAAGGGCATGCGCATCGGCGTCATCACCGAGCTCCAGGGCGAGGGGTACCAGGACGGCGTGCAGGCGCGCTTCGACGAAGCACTGGACCTGCTGCGCCAGGCGGGCGCCGACGTCGTTGAGGTTTCCTGCCCCAACTTCAAGTACGCGCTGGGCGCGTACTACCTCATCATGCCTTCGGAAGCGTCGAGCAACCTTGCCAAGTACGACGGCGTCCGGTTCGGACTGCGCGTTGTGCCGGACGGTGCACCCACCATTGAGCGCGTCATGGGCGCCACCCGGGCGGCCGGCTTCGGCGACGAGGTCAAGCGCCGCATCATCCTGGGTACCTACGCGCTGAGCGCCGGCTACTACGACGCCTACTACGGCTCCGCGCAGAAGGTCCGAACCCTGATCCAGCGCGACTTCGACGCCGCCTTCCAGAAGGCCGACGTGCTGATCTCGCCCACCGCTCCCACCACTGCGTTCAAGCTGGGGGAGAAGCTGGACGACCCGCTGGCGATGTACCTGAATGACGTAGCCACCATCCCGGCCAACATGGCCGGTGTTCCCGGTATCTCCGTGCCCGGTGGACTCGCTGACGGACTGCCCGTGGGCATCCAGTTCCTGGCCCCCGCACGGCAGGATGCCCGCCTGTACCGTGCCGGCGCCGCGCTCGAGACGCTGCTCGAAAACACCTGGGGTGCGCCGCTGCTGGCACAGGCACCAGAGATCGCTGGAGTGAAGTAATGACTACTGAAACCGCCGAAATCCTGTCCTTCGATGAGGCTATGGAGAAGTTCGACCCGGTACTGGGGTTCGAGGTGCACGTTGAGCTGAACACGCGCACCAAGATGTTCTCCTCGGCGCCCAATGCCTTCGGCGACCACCCGAATACCAATGTGACGCCGGTGGACCTGGGCCTGCCGGGGGTCCTTCCGGTGATCAACCGCGTGGCGGTGGAATCCTCCATCAAGATCGGCCTTGCGCTGAACTGCAAGATCGCAGAGAAGTGCCACTTCGCCCGGAAGAACTACTTCTATCCGGATACCCCGAAGAACTTCCAAACCTCGCAGTACGACGAGCCGATCGCCTATGACGGGCACATCGACATCGAACTCGCTGACGGCACAGTGTTCACCGTCGAGATCGAGCGGGCGCACATGGAAGAGGACGCCGGAAAGCTCACCCACATGGGTGGTTCCACCGGGCGTATCCAGGGTGCCGAGTTCTCGCTTGTGGACTACAACCGCGCAGGCGTTCCCCTGGTGGAGATCGTGACCAAGCCCATCGTCGGCGCCGGCGAGCGTGCGCCCGAACTCGCCAAGGCGTACGTCGCGGCCATCCGCGAGATCGTGAAGAACCTCGGCGTTTCGGATGCGCGCATGGAGCGGGGCAACGTCCGCTGTGACGCCAACGTCTCCCTCAAGCCCAAGGGCCAGGAGAAGTTCGGCATCCGCACCGAGACCAAGAACGTGAACTCGCTGCGCGCCGTCGAGCACGCTGTCCGCTACGAGATCCAGCGCCACGCCGCAGTGCTCGACGCCGGCGGCAGCATCACGCAGGAAACCCGCCACTGGCACGAGGACACGCGGTCGACGACGGCGGGACGTCCCAAGTCCGACGCCGACGACTACCGCTACTTCCCGGAGCCGGACCTGGTGCCAGTCGTCACGGACGACGCGTGGATCGAGAAGCTCCGCAGCGAACTGCCCGAGCCGCCGGCCGCCCGCCGCAAGCGGCTGCAGACCGACTGGGGCTACTCGGACGCCGAGTTCCGCGACGTCGTGAACGCCGGGGTCATGGACTCCATTGAGGAGACCGTCGCCGCGGGCGTCAAGCCCGCCGTCGCCCGCAAGTGGTGGATGGGAGAGATCTCGCGCCGCGCGAAGGTGGCCGACGTCGAACCCGCCGAATTGGGCGTCACCCCGGCGCTGATCGTGGAGCTGCAGGGTCTCATCGATTCGGGCAAGATCAACGACAAGCTTTCCCGCGAGGTGCTGGACGGCGTCCTGGCAGGTGAGGGCACACCCACAGAAGTGGTGGCGCAGCGCGGCCTGGAGGTCGTGTCCGACGACGGCGCCCTCCTGGAAGCGATCGACGGCGCACTCGCCGCGCAGCCGGACGTTGCCGACAAGATCCGTGGCGGAAAGCTGCAGGCGGTCGGAGCCATCGTCGGCGGCGTCATGAAGGCAACCCGCGGCCAGGCCGACGCCGGACGAGTGCGTCAGCTTATCCTGGAGCGCCTCGGCGTCGAAGGCTAGGAACGCCTTAAGGAGCGAACCGCAGGAGGCGCATCAGTGGCAAATATGCCGGCAGCCGAGGTGGAAATCTCTCCCTCGCTGGTGCTGCGCCTCCTCGCGGAACAGCATCCCGATCTGGTCGGGCTCCCGCTGGAGCTCGTTGCCAACGGCTGGGATAACGCGATCTTTCGGCTCAGTTCCGACTTCGCCGTCCGCCTGCCTCGTCGGCAGGCGGCGGCCGAACTGATTCGTAACGAACAACGCTGGCTGCCGGAGCTGTCCCGCGGCTTGGCGATCGCGACGCCGGTGCCGGTACGCACGGGCGTGCCGTCGTCGTACTTCCCCTGGAACTGGAGCATCACCCCTTGGCTGAAGGGAATTCCGGCGATCGAGGTGCCGCCCGCCGGACGGTCCGCGGCGGCGGAGGATCTGGCCGAATTTGTCCTCTCGATTCACCGGCCGGCGCCCGCCGATGCCCCGCGCAACCCTGTGCGAGGAGGAAAGCTGTCCTCCCGTAGCGGTGCGGTCGAGGAGAGGCTCGCGGCCGCGGCCCTGCCATCGGACCTCCTTGCCCTGTGGAGGGAGCTTTGTAGCATCCCGGAGTGGCAGGGTCCGCCGATGTGGCTTCACGGGGACCTGCATGCCGGGAACCTGCTCCTTACGGGACATGGCCATCTTGCCGCTGTCCTCGACTTCGGCGACCTGGCCTCAGGGGATCCGGCCACGGACCTGGCGGCAGCGTGGATGGTGTTTGACCGCGGCGGTCGCGGCAAGTTCATGGACCGGATCAATCGGGAACGCCGGACTGACGCCGAAACGTGGCAGCGTGCGCGGGGCTGGGCACTCTGCATGGGCAGCGCACTGGCCGCCATGTCGGATGACCACCCGGCCTTCCGCAGCATGGGACTGGCTGTACTCTCCGAGGTCCTGACCGACGACGGGAGGACCGCATGAGGTTCTCCCACGTCTCCCGGGTGCAGACCGAGGGCGATGGACACATCCAGGAGGACGCCTGCGGCTATCGCGGCAATGCAGCCTGGATGATCGACGGCGCCACCTCCCTTCTGGACGAACTCGACCTTCCCGCCGCCTCCAACCCTTCCTGGTATGCGCAGGTGCTCAATCTCGCCCTCGCCGAAAACGCCGGCCCCGCGAATCCGCGGACAGTGCTGGCGGGCGCGCTAGCCGGCGTGGACGAACTTGGCCGCCAGCTGGTGGGACCGGAGTCCCAGCGCTTTCCAAGCGCCGCAGTTTCACTGGTGACAGCTGACGACGACGGCGCCCTTTCCGTCCTCAGCCTCGCTGATTGCCACGTCGTGGCTGCCTTGAATGACGGCGAAGTGGCGCATGTAGGGCATCCGCTGCAGGCGCCGTCGTCCTGGACGCGCGAGCAGTTGCGCCAGGACCGACTAAAACGGAATACGCCCGGCGGGCTCTGGGTCGCCCGACGGGAGTCCGCGGCGGCCCAGCACGCACGCCTCACCGAACTGGGTCCCGGTCATACCGTTGCCCTCGCCTCCGACGGGGCCTGGCGGGCTGTGGACCTCGGCGTCGTCAGCGGGCCGGCTGACTTTCTCGACGCGGTGCAGACGCCGATGGGGGCGCTCGAGCTTATGCTGATGCTGCGAACCACCCAGGAGGAGATCGGCGAATCGGCCGACGACGCCTCGGTACTGTGTGTGACACTGCGGGAGTAGACCCAGGGGGAGTTGGAAGGCTATGGCTGAAACAGCTGACATCGTCATTGTGGGCGGCGGCATCGCGGGACTGTCGCTTGCCTCTGCCCTGGCTTCCAATGACCGGGTGAGCCTACGGGTCACGTTGGTGGAGGGCGAACAAACCCTCGCCTACCACACGTCCTCGCGGTCCGCCCGACAGCTCATCCCCAGCTACGGACCGCCGGAAATCCAGCGGCTGACAGAGCGCACCCTGCACCTTGTCCGGGACATCGACCGCGATCCGGAACTCCCGATCCT of Arthrobacter sp. JZ12 contains these proteins:
- the gatA gene encoding Asp-tRNA(Asn)/Glu-tRNA(Gln) amidotransferase subunit GatA → MTDLTRLSAAQLAEKLTSREVSAVEAVEAHLDRIGEVDPAINAFLHVNTEEALRVASEVDKERSLGDAMHPLAGVPIAVKDLIVTKGQPTTAGSKILEGWHSPYDATVVRKLREAKMPILGKTNLDEFAMGSSTEHSAYGPTRNPWDLDRIPGGSGGGSAAAVAAFEAPLALGTDTGGSIRQPGAVTGTVGVKPTYGGVSRYGAIAMASSLDQIGPVTRTVLDSAMLHEVIGGHDPHDSTSLTDPVGALVEAARNADVKGMRIGVITELQGEGYQDGVQARFDEALDLLRQAGADVVEVSCPNFKYALGAYYLIMPSEASSNLAKYDGVRFGLRVVPDGAPTIERVMGATRAAGFGDEVKRRIILGTYALSAGYYDAYYGSAQKVRTLIQRDFDAAFQKADVLISPTAPTTAFKLGEKLDDPLAMYLNDVATIPANMAGVPGISVPGGLADGLPVGIQFLAPARQDARLYRAGAALETLLENTWGAPLLAQAPEIAGVK
- the gatC gene encoding Asp-tRNA(Asn)/Glu-tRNA(Gln) amidotransferase subunit GatC, producing the protein MPEITREEVAHLARLAHIDMSTEELDRMAGELAVIVDSVKAVSEAAGDDVPATSHPIPLSNVYRDDVIGDTLSNDEALSGAPDQADGRFKVPAILDEE
- the gatB gene encoding Asp-tRNA(Asn)/Glu-tRNA(Gln) amidotransferase subunit GatB; the protein is MTTETAEILSFDEAMEKFDPVLGFEVHVELNTRTKMFSSAPNAFGDHPNTNVTPVDLGLPGVLPVINRVAVESSIKIGLALNCKIAEKCHFARKNYFYPDTPKNFQTSQYDEPIAYDGHIDIELADGTVFTVEIERAHMEEDAGKLTHMGGSTGRIQGAEFSLVDYNRAGVPLVEIVTKPIVGAGERAPELAKAYVAAIREIVKNLGVSDARMERGNVRCDANVSLKPKGQEKFGIRTETKNVNSLRAVEHAVRYEIQRHAAVLDAGGSITQETRHWHEDTRSTTAGRPKSDADDYRYFPEPDLVPVVTDDAWIEKLRSELPEPPAARRKRLQTDWGYSDAEFRDVVNAGVMDSIEETVAAGVKPAVARKWWMGEISRRAKVADVEPAELGVTPALIVELQGLIDSGKINDKLSREVLDGVLAGEGTPTEVVAQRGLEVVSDDGALLEAIDGALAAQPDVADKIRGGKLQAVGAIVGGVMKATRGQADAGRVRQLILERLGVEG
- a CDS encoding aminoglycoside phosphotransferase family protein, giving the protein MPAAEVEISPSLVLRLLAEQHPDLVGLPLELVANGWDNAIFRLSSDFAVRLPRRQAAAELIRNEQRWLPELSRGLAIATPVPVRTGVPSSYFPWNWSITPWLKGIPAIEVPPAGRSAAAEDLAEFVLSIHRPAPADAPRNPVRGGKLSSRSGAVEERLAAAALPSDLLALWRELCSIPEWQGPPMWLHGDLHAGNLLLTGHGHLAAVLDFGDLASGDPATDLAAAWMVFDRGGRGKFMDRINRERRTDAETWQRARGWALCMGSALAAMSDDHPAFRSMGLAVLSEVLTDDGRTA
- a CDS encoding GNAT family N-acetyltransferase, whose product is MTFTIRRATPADYDDVRRITRDAYLHAGYFDAADHPYVQVLADVEHRAEHAQVWVAEDDGVVVGSFAVTFEGQRYTDIAIAGELEFRMLAVDPAAQRGGYGRRMVEWIIEYARSLEGIEAVSLTSGTDMVRAHRLYESLGFQRVPSRDWLVPGEDIELWVFRLPLHQSSTVPGHA